The Haloarchaeobius litoreus DNA window CGACGTGACGGTGGCCTTCGACGACGACGCCGATCTGGCGGCCGAGCGCTCCATGCAGCTTCAGACCGCGGCCGAGTTCGAACGCGACCCGGCCTTCGACCGTCTCGCCCGCGCGACCGATGCCCGCATCCGCCACGACGCCGCCGGACTCGTCGCCATCTCGGTCGGGAGCACGGCCGTCGACGACGCCCGCCCACGGACGTTCGTCGGCTACGAGTTCGCGGACCTCGACCGTGGCGACCGAGGACTGCTCTCCTTCGGTCGCTTCGACGACACGGGTGCACTCTACAACGCGCGGAACACCTACGAGTGGCACACCGAGTACGACACCTTGGACAGGCTCCGCTACGACGGACTCGTACTCGACGGCGAGGTTGAGAGCGCGGGAATCGAGACGGAGACCTACGACTACGACGTCTCCGAGTCCACACTGCGAGCCCAGCAGGACGTCGAGTCGAATCTCTCGCTCGACCCCGGCGACTGGCTCGAAGGACTCTGGGACGGCATCACCGACGTGGCGAGTGACCTCGCCGGCGTGACCGCCAGCGCGCTCGACTCCGCCATCGACGCCGCCGTCAACGCCGCCTCGAACGTCTCGGTGGAGGACATCGCCATCCAGAGCGGCAAGATTGTCGCGGACACCCTGCTTGCGATCCAGAAGCTCGCCGAGGAGTTCATCGACAACGGCTGGGTGAAGGCCGTCTGGAAGCTCCGCTTCTACGGCTACACCTCCGTGGTCTCGCTGGCAGGCAGCGGCGTCTTCACCGAAATCGACCAGGGCGATTACGACTGTGCGGGGTGTATCGGCGTCGTCCGCCTCGGCATCGACGTCGGCGTCTGTACCCTCGGCGTTACTGCCGTCTGCGGGGCGGTCGGCTTCCCGACCGCCGGGCTCGGTGGCGTCGCCTGCGGCGCAGTCCTCGGCGCGGCCTGTTCGTACGCCTCGATGGCCCTGCCCGATGCGAAAGCGATGTGTGGCCAGCCCAACGACGTCCCGTACGCACTGGACATCTGCTGACCGGCCGCGGCTCGCCTCGACGACCACCGACCGTCACCCGCCGGTCCGTCCGCGGCCCCCGACGTACCCATGTCTCCGACAGACGACCACACCACGAGACGGCTCGAACTCGCAGCGCTCGTCGTAGCGAACGCCCTCCCCGTCGTCGGCGTCCTCGCGCTCGACTGGACGGTCTCGACGGTGCTCGTACTCTACTGGCTGGAGACCGGGGTCGTCCTCGCTCGCGGCGCGGTGGCGGGCCTGTTCGCGGGACGTCCTCCGGCAACCGAGGCCGGCCTCTGGGCACCCTTCGAGGACCTCGCCGACAAGCGCGGCGGCATCGACCTCCCTGCCGGACTCCCCCCGGTGTCCCCCGGGAACGTGCCCGCCGTCGTCGGGACCCTCTGGGTGCTGCTCCTCCTCTGGCCCCTCGGGGGCGTCGGCCTGGCCGTCCTCGGTCCCGACCGTCTGCTGGCGGCCGGGACCGCGGGGACCGTCGCGCTCGCGCTCGTCGGAATCGTCCTCGCCAACGCCGTCGACCTCGCCGACGCGGTGCGGTCCGGGCGCTACACCGACCGCCCCGTCCACGCGGCCATCCCGCGCGGGCGAATCCTCGGCCTGCTCGTCCTGCTACTCGCCGCTGCGGCGTTCGCGAACCCCCCGAGGGACGCGACCGTCTCCGGCCCGCCTCTCGTCTTCGTCGCCGTCGTGGGTGCGAAGCTGCTCGTCGACCTCGGCGGGCTGCTCGCCGCCACTGGGTCGGTCCCGCGGCTCTCGCGACTCGTCGACAGGGCCGCCGAGTCCCCGACGCCAGCGGCGGTCGACGTCCCCGACGGCGAGCCGACCGACCGCGTCCGGACCGACGCGACCGCCGTCAGGCTCCGGGGCGTCGGCCTCGGACTGGTGTACGCCGTGCTGCCACCGTCCGGGCTGGCGTTACTCGCCGGCTGTTTCTTCGCGTGGGTGGTCGCCGGACCACCCGGCGCTGTCGTCGTCGGCGTCGCGGTCGTCGGCGGGAGCGTCCTCGTCCGTGTCCTGGAACAGAAGGTGCTCTACGGTCACCTGGAGTACCGCATCTACGACGAGGGCGTCCTCGCCTACGACCGATTGCTCGACGAACCACAGTGGTTCGTCCCCAGGCACGACGTGGTGGACACCCGGACGAGTGACGGTCTCCTCGGGGACCGACTCGGCTACGGAACGGGAGTGCTGCGGTT harbors:
- a CDS encoding DUF6498-containing protein translates to MSPTDDHTTRRLELAALVVANALPVVGVLALDWTVSTVLVLYWLETGVVLARGAVAGLFAGRPPATEAGLWAPFEDLADKRGGIDLPAGLPPVSPGNVPAVVGTLWVLLLLWPLGGVGLAVLGPDRLLAAGTAGTVALALVGIVLANAVDLADAVRSGRYTDRPVHAAIPRGRILGLLVLLLAAAAFANPPRDATVSGPPLVFVAVVGAKLLVDLGGLLAATGSVPRLSRLVDRAAESPTPAAVDVPDGEPTDRVRTDATAVRLRGVGLGLVYAVLPPSGLALLAGCFFAWVVAGPPGAVVVGVAVVGGSVLVRVLEQKVLYGHLEYRIYDEGVLAYDRLLDEPQWFVPRHDVVDTRTSDGLLGDRLGYGTGVLRLRRREGADARLVFLSDTERVLSSLGR